One window of the Melopsittacus undulatus isolate bMelUnd1 chromosome 20 unlocalized genomic scaffold, bMelUnd1.mat.Z SUPER_20_unloc_1, whole genome shotgun sequence genome contains the following:
- the LOC106023573 gene encoding feather beta keratin: MSCYDLCRPCGPTPLANSCNEPCVRQCQDSRVVIQPSPVVVTLPGPILSSFPQNTTVGSSASAAVGSILSEEGVPINSGGFSLSGLGGRYCGRRCLPC, encoded by the coding sequence ATGTCCTGCTATGATCTGTGCCGTCCCTGTGGGCCAACCCCactggccaacagctgcaacgagccctgtgtcaggcagtgccaggactcCCGCGTGGTGATCCAGCCCTCTCCCGTGGTGGTGACCCTGCCTggacccatcctcagctccttcccacagAACACCACTGTGGGATcctcagcatctgctgctgttggcagcaTCCTGAGTGAGGAGGGAGTGCCCATCAACTCTGGGGGCTTCAGCCTCTCTGGTCTTGGTGGCCGCTACTGTGGCAGAAGGTGCCTGCCCTGctaa
- the LOC106023574 gene encoding feather beta keratin-like, with protein MSCYDLCRPCGPTPLANSCNEPCIRQCQDSRVIIEPSPVVVTLPGPILSSFPQNTTVGSSASAAVGSILSEAGVPINSGGFSLSGLGGRYCGRRSLPC; from the coding sequence ATGTCCTGCTATGATCTGTGCCGTCCCTGTGGGCCAACCCCactggccaacagctgcaacgaGCCCTGTatcaggcagtgccaggactcCAGGGTCATCATTGAACCATCTCCTGTGGTGGTGACCCTGCCTggacccatcctcagctccttcccacagAACACCACCGTGGGAtcttcagcatctgctgctgttggcagcaTCCTGAGTGAGGCAGGAGTGCCCATCAACTCTGGGGGCTTCAGCCTCTCTGGTCTTGGTGGCCGCTACTGTGGCAGAAGGAGCCTGCCCTGctaa
- the LOC106023575 gene encoding feather beta keratin, translating to MSCYDLCRPCGPTPLANSCNEPCVRQCQDSRVIIEPSPVVVTLPGPILSSFPQNTTVGSSASAAVGSILSEEGVPINSGGFSLSGLGGRYCGRRCLPC from the coding sequence ATGTCCTGCTATGATCTGTGCCGTCCCTGTGGGCCAACCCCactggccaacagctgcaacgagccctgtgtcaggcagtgccaggactcCAGGGTCATCATTGAACCATCTCCTGTGGTGGTGACCCTGCCTggacccatcctcagctccttcccacagAACACCACCGTGGGAtcttcagcatctgctgctgttggcagcaTCCTGAGTGAGGAGGGAGTGCCCATCAACTCTGGGGGCTTCAGCCTCTCTGGTCTTGGTGGCCGCTACTGTGGCAGAAGGTGCCTGCCCTGctaa